CCGGGCTCGCGGAAGTGGATCATAAGACCCGATCCAAGGAGGATGAGCGGCAGTCCGAATCCCAGACAACTGTACTTGAACTGCTTGGTGACATAGACGACGATACCGAAGATGGCGGACCACAGACACGAACCGACGTTATAGATTTGACCAATGTAACCAGCCACACTGACCGGGACGTCGTAGACGACCATGCAGAAATTATAGAAGTAGAGGTCCCAGCAGTAGTagctgaagaagagaataGCCGACAGGGAGCAGGCACCCAGAACCGTTCGCTCCTTGAACAGACTGTACTGAATGAAATGCGTCCGGGCACAGTATTTCTCCCACAACGCAAACACGAAGAATAGGCAGAATCCGATTACGATTGGGGCGATGAACGAAGCGCTCTTGTATTCGGTACGACCGTAGGATTGGAGGCTGAAGGgcaggaggaggaggatgaaggcGGCCATGATGATCAACGCACCGATTACTAGAGTAGTTGGCAAGTGTTAAAATCACAGGAACAGGACTTGACTTACAATCGAACTCGTTGACATAGTGCACCACCGATTCCCACCTGGTGCGGCCATTCGGCTCCCGGACGAACAAGCACATCTTCTCTGCCTTGCGCTGGTAGAACTTGAACACGGCAGCTAAGGGTATGAACACGAATGGCGTGATGATCGCAAAGACCCCATATGCCCATCGCCACGAGCAGTGATTCAGGAAGGACTGTGCTGCGATTGGGCCAGTGAACGCGGTGACAATGAACGGAGTACTGGCGAAACCGAATGCAAAGGCACGGTTGCGCAGACCGGAAGTATCCGCGACAAAGACGTCGAGAACCAGGTAGATTGCGTCGTATCCGACCCAGTAGAGCACGTAGCCTGCTGCATAGGAGTTGGCGTTGTTGCAGGTGGCGAGGATAATCAATCCGATCATGTACACGCCGACGAAGAACAGGAAGCCTTCCGTGCGGCCCCAGATGTTCAGCAGACGAGCGATGGGGAGCTTGAGGACGCCTCCGACAACGCTGGCGAGAATATTGGCCGTGCTCACCTGGGGAGCGGCTTCGAAGTTGGCGTAGGCGTTTTGGATGACGTTGGTGCTAATCGAGGACTGCAATGCGAGGATGAAAAAGGAAACCCAGATTCTGTGCTGTTAGCCTAGCTTTCCTTGAGGTAAATTGGTAGACTCACAAAGCGAATGTCCCATAAGCCGACTTCTTGCTCCAGGCCAATGCAGCGGCTTCAGCCTTTTGCACACCAATGTACGCTCCTTGGGTGGTTCGATACGAGTTTCGCTGCGGCGGCTTTTCGGGCACGGTTTCGACGCTGGCCTGCTGCTCCATCTGGTGGCCATCTTTGCCATCACTGCTACTGGTCGATGTGTTTGCCTCGCTCTTGAGCCCATGCAAATCCGATCCGACGATATCCTGTACCACGCGAATGTCGTTCCGGCCTCTGGTGAGATTGATAACGCCCATGTTGGCAGAAGCGGTTGCGGAGTGGAAGACGTATGTAGGTGCTCAGACAGTATGCTTGCAATCGGATTTGAGACAGCAAGAGATGAATTACAGCACACGAGGGGACCCATGTGCTAAATACAGACCGAACACATCCACGGGGTGTTTCAGCTTTGACTGCTGCAGAGTGGGCGGACATCAGACTAGTACCCATCCTAATCTTATTTCGTCGAGGTACACTCCTCCGGCGAGTCGAATTGAGGCCTTCTAGTGGCCGGGCGAAATGAAATGCACGTACCTGCACAATGGAAAAGCAACGACAGGGAAGTCTGTCCATTTTTCGCTACAAGGCGCGCTTGGCGAGAACCAATCAGATAAAAAAGAGGGTTCGGATCAGATAACATCTCAGTGGGGATGACTCCAGCAGCATTTGTGGTGGCTTGGTTAAATTTCCTCTTATTGGTTACTTAGGGTTAGTCTGCCCCACGCCGAGTTGAATCCCACGCGAGCCTTCCGTGCGAGTCCGTCCAGAAATATCCAATCTCGGAGGATGCTAATAGTATAgtactacggagtatacaGTATTGTCAATTATTGACAGTGGGACTGCTCGTAGACTGACAGGCGTGTTCGTGGCTACGAAATACATACGCGGATTACTGGCATTAGAGACACCCCGACTCAGTGACATATGGCCGATCACCGATATCGCTCCGTCTCTGGCTGTGGCAGGCTGTCAACGGATCAGATAACTTAAATGCTTTGCCGCTTGTCATTTCCCGTGTGGTGCGGGAAGAATGGGTACAACTACGCAATGCTATCCGTATCGAGTACGGCGCATATTGCGCATAGCCATAATGGCTGGATCTACAAGGCTGGCATGTGAAGCTTTGGATCAGCTGGAAATCTCTCTTAGCAATTCTTGTCCTGATTAGTGTGGCAATCCATGTTGGTTACTGTCAATATGAAACACCCCCTTCCCCAGTATGTACTCATGCTTGGCCCGTGAATCGATCGCACTTGCATGTCAGATCCTGTTCGAATCAGAGCTTTTTCTCATTACCAGATCAATCAGATGGAGACATCATACCAGAACTCTGCTACCGAGTAATACTCTGTCCCTTACTCCGACTTGTGTTGACAGCCGTTGACACATCGCATAATGTCGGTGTATCCGTGTATATAAATCAGCCAGCCCACTATATAGCCCTCCGTACTCGTCGCGTACTGCCAGACCTTCATTTTGCCTTCTCAATGGCCACCCATCATCGCGACCATATCCTCCCTCGCCAATGACTGCACAGTTCCGCCGATCGTCAACACAAGCCTGCGGACCCTCTCCTACGCATACCGTCCCATCCACAATGCACATCATCCGTATGTGCTCCGGACACGGCGACGTATAGAATACGCCGCCAAAAAAATCCATTTCCGCCACGTTGCACTCCGTACCGACATCATGATGTGCGGTAGACACATCCGACCCGCTGTCAAGGAAATGGCCGGTGCACCGGATCCCGTATGGCTTGATTCCGCTGGCAGTTTCGCTTCAAGTTCGGAATAGCCGATGATGGGGGCAGTCGCTTGACAGGTCGATCCGTCCGAGGTCGCATTCGGTTGAGGAGACGGAGGGGCGGAACTACATCGGTTTAGAGGAATATCCGAGAGAGAATATGGGCCAGCGGGTGACGCTCGGCCGCATCTATTCGAGTCCTATGACGCCGAGAGAGTGAGACATAGGATCAATTGAACAATGTCTACAGCATCGGCTTAGAGGGATATATCCATGCCATACTTGGATAATTCTCACCACTCACCAGCATTCCGAAATGCTCATCTACACTAGCATGAACGCAAATCAACTCATCAATACTAGTATAGCTAAATTTTATAATATCTTACATAGttcaccatcaacatcaagcACACACAAGCAGGGGCCGGCGTCAAAGGCAACCCTGCAGTTATCCGAGCAGCAGTCCCGATCTTTTTAGCAAGGGAGCCCACTTGCCGTGTACTTGCCCTTGCCCGCACATCACTTCTCCCCGTAGAGGCCGCACCGGTAAGAGATACAATCGCTGTCGGACTCGCACTTGGCCCGATAATGTCCTGGTCCCGGCTTGAAGGTACATATCTTTTCGTTCGATCGGTTTCACGCGAACACACAAGCAAAAGCATTGCTCTTGTTACACTTCGAGTCTTGCATTAGGTACCGTATTCGCCGGTAATCCGAGCGCACTGGCATTCGATACACCGGTTGCAGTGTCGACCGATAGGAAGCTGCCTGGGGTAGCAGGCCTCTTCGGCTGGGTGGGACATTTATTGAATTGTACCCGAACTAGCGGGCCGCTATCACCAGCTAATGCGAACTATCAGCGCAGTGGGGGTTCTTCAACCAGCCCAAATATGTGGAAGAAACTGAAGGGCAGTCATGGTGTTGGCCATGCCCGGAAAAGGTGGGTTGTTCACACCGCTATCATCAACATCATGGGTTATACATTATAGTACAGACGTATGTAGAGGGCACGCTACTGACATGGGACACAGGAAATGGTGCGCCAGGTGGGAAGATAACCTTGCAGTATCAGAGCGTATTCCCCTCATTCGTCCTGTCCTGCAGCTGAAACGGTTCTGCAATGTACGGAAAACTATCCCACAGCGGCAACTCCATTCCCTCCCAGCCTGAAAACGCATCGTCGATATCGGCCGGCATCGTCAAGACCCGATCGCCCTGTTCGTCTGACTGGGCGGCAGTGCTCTGCGATGCCAACGGAGAGACTGCGGACGACTCCGTGCTCTCGTGGGTTCCTGGGGAGCGGCGTCTGTGTAGGCTGAAAAGCTTGCTGACGTATCGACTTCGACTATGTCGACTCTGTGAGGCTAGACGCTGGCGTTGCTCAGTTATCGCAGTCGATAGAAACGTGAGGATCTCGAGGTAATGCGCTGCCTGCGCGGATTGTTGCGAGAGCATGCGGAGGATGTCGAGAGCTCCATTGAACGCGGAGTCTAATGCAGAGTCTAGTTCCTTCTGCGAGAACATGGAGAACCCGACGACCAGTGCCGCGGCGAAAATGAAAGCCCTGCATAATTAGCTCAGGGCATGCACAGAGTATCGGGCGATCTACTCACTTGAGGATGCACATGTTGTTCAAGAGTAAGTGCGACTGGTGTATTTCCAAACACGTCTGGATCATGTAGACGGCCGAATCCACACAAGCCACGGAGAGCTTAGAATGCGCTGGATCCTCCTCCGGTCTCACCTGCTCAGACGCTGACAAGTCCTGGTGCACTCGTGCCAGTCGAACACCCAGAACAGACACCAGAAACGGCCGCGTAACGACAATAACCGCGAAGTGGTAAAAGCATGCAACATGTAAGCTGCCTATGATCTGCTTCTGGGCAGCGGCACGGTCCTGCTCGTCGCCTGGGGGCGCTAGTATTGACTCCGGCAGCTGGTCGCTCCATCGAGTCAACTTGGCTAACAGCGATTCCGCTACGTCTGCAGATGCGGCCCTTTCGCTATATAGTTGTCTCGTGATTTCATCCAAGATCAGCGACATGCGGTAAGAGGCAACGAGACTTGCGCCAGTCCGATTGCTAGGCAGGTCGAGATTGGCTGGATATTCCCCATACTCGAGCTGCACAGTGGCCGTTGCTGGCGGTCGTCCGAGGATGGAACTGACCAGGAGGTCGAGAACACAAAGGCTCATCCACACCCGCGCTCTACAGATATTAGATACAGGCGATCCCTACTGGGTCGAAACGGGGCTTACCTCTGTTGCTGCTCATTCGCGGTCATTGAGCCGGACAAACCGGTTTGATGCAGACCCAGAGCCACAGCTGCTCGGGCCGCCACGCCCAGATACATGAATGCAGCATTTCTACGACAAGCTCCGAGCATGTAAAACGACATGCAAAGGAACAACCGCACTAGCTCGAGACTAGGTGTCTCCAACATGCTCGAGAACGCTCTACGCTGCCCTCGCGCGAAAAAGAACCGTTCTGCTTGGACGGTGGTCGGATCGCCTTTGCATGATTGCGCACCAATGGCGATCATGACGTCCCTGAAGGCCTGACGGGTATTCTCCCGCTCTTTGTCCACCTCCAGAGATTCCATCAACGACTGCAGGGTCTCCGATTCGGAGATGACGTGGAGGAAGCCACTTGTCTAGGTCTGTCAGGGTCCACTGTTTTAGGTGCATAGGGCAAAGCTTACGGCTGTAAGATAGGCGCGGAtaaagacttctttgtgggCCAAGTCGAGACGATCATCGACGGCTGGTGGAATATGATGCAGAGACTCCGTCTCGAGCATATCCTCACTCTTGACATTATGCGAAAACTGGGAGGGTCCAATATGCTGAGTAACGGTATCGCGGAGCAGCTGCAGGAATGACAACGACGCAGCTTTGCCCACGTAAACTTTCTCAAATATCAGCCGGCGATCACACATTCATTCGACGAGCATCCTCCATACCTCGCTCTCCCTGACGGTTCCACAGCATCCGGGGATGGGTTCTATGCTGAGCACCCGCTGACGGTGGATCGAGTCCGTGCGACTGGGAGCTCTGGATGGAGGCAGGGGACTGAGCCCCGATGTCCGGATTGGCCGTACTCGGCCCCGTTGTCGTCACGGTCGTGGGATATGGTTggtatcgaatctggggagcGGACGCATCTCGCGGGCACGGCACGCAAGTGTCAGCCTGTCCGCGATGGACGCAATTCGGGCAGGGAAAAGTCCCTGAACATCGTCTCTTGGAGGTCCGGCAGGCGAGGCAGGCCGCGTAGGCGCGGAGACGATTAGCGGGCGAGACCCTTGGACGTGGCATGACAGCGGTGAGGAGGTCAATCGACGCGTGTTGTTGTGATCATTCGCATCTTATCCATCTTATCTCGGTTGAAACAATAGTGTGCTGTAGGATTGCCGTGTCGATCGAGTTCGGGGCATGTCTGTGCTGGCATCCCACGCTGCATGTGAGGTTAGCGCGATCCTTTTAGCGTTTGCCGTACGAAGGGGCGACTGTGGAGAGTGCTAGTTTAAGACTCGGTCAGCAAAGCCTCTGAAGGATCAAGTAGGCTAGCAGAGCTCACTTGGCTTATGACCTGCCGTACTGTAAGACAACGCGTCGACTTTGAGCGTCTCGGCTTGTCAATCGGCGGGGAAAATTACTCCGCGTCGGAGTATCTTATCGGATATGCTTAGATCCGTTCGGAGCATTAATGTCACGTGCCAAACGGAGAAATGATTCCGAGCAGGTTCTCCGGCAGAATGTGCATCTCCGCACAGAGTTTTCTGCCGTGGGTCGTGCAGAGTTTTTCACCGCCATGGCTCTGACTGGCCCGCTAAGCGAGTCAAACACGACAAACACGGCAACGCTCGCTTGTGGTTAGCGCGGCGCTAACCGCTGGCAGGACATATAAAAAGGGCTCTCCCCTCGACCCTTGAGAAAATCAAGCGACTCTACGTGAGTGATCCCTCCCCCTATATTGGCTTCCAACAATGATCACTAACAATGAAACAGTTCAAAGAATCACTTTAGAGTAGACGTCCCACCTCTGAGCTCTTCTAAAGAGCCACAGAATCTCCACCCTTGCTGATGACTGCTATGTCCTCGATGCCCTAAAGTGAAGCCGTGTACTCCCGCCTCGACCATGCATTACGCCGGCTTTGACACGACGGGTAGTATTACCTGTTTGGGTCGGGCTATTGTGGTTTTGTGTTGGTCCAGGGAGTGGTGATGATCTTTACCTTGTCTCGATGTCTTGACTTCGGTCGGTCGGTCTTGGTGGGCGTCGAGGAGGTCTGAAAGGTTTTGATTCTGTATATAGTTGAATACATCGTTTTCTTTTGATATCCGTTTTGTAAATCTCGTATCTTTCGGGCGTCGTAAATCCACCCGTAGAATCGTTTCTTGGAAATTCTAATAGTCATGTGATCTCGGCTTGGTATCTTCGCGCCATTCCTGAAAAACTCGTCGATACCTACGAATCATGTCATTCTACGCCCTCTCCTTCTCTGGCTTATTTCCTCCCCTGTtccgtcctcgtcctccccgACCTCGAGATGATCCCCCACCACCGCTTCCTTCAGGCTTCCCCCCACGCGCACTGCTGTTATTATTCCCATTGCCGCTGTTAGCGGCCGCTTGCTCTCCTCCAGCTGCTCCTCCACGACCTTTGCGCGACTTGTCGCCTCCAGGGTTCGTCTTCCGCTCCAACACCACGACCTGACTCTGCGCCACGGTCACCGGACTAGCGGCAATAGCCTTTTGCAATCCGCTGGGTTCCGCAAAGTCCACATATCCGAatcctttcttcttgtcaATCTCGACCGACACGACTTGGCCAAATGGTGAAAACGCGGTTTCCAAGAGCAGCTCGGTAACTCCCTGAGACGGGTTGGCGTGCTTGAGGAACGCTTGCGTAGCGGTGGCGCTGGGACTGGCGGCTGGCTGCTTTCCTTTCGACGGTTTGGGCGGTTTCGAAGCTGCAAGAGCACTGGGTGGAGGCGTGGGCTGGGGTTGAGGGGTGGACGGTTCGCTAGGCTGAGGTGTAGTCTCGCTGGCTTTACCCTTGGGCTGCTTGGGGGGTTTCGCCGTTTCCTTCTTGCTGGGCTCTGTCGGGGCGTTGGGGAcgttttccttcttcgcatCAGCCTCAGAACCACCCTTTCCACCCTTCCGATGTCCGCCGGACGAAGACAGTCCCAAGTCTCGCTGGAGAAtcttggctgctgctgctgcgttCCCACGTTCTCTCTTCCGCTCCGAAGCTGGGGCCGTAGGTGTCTCTTTGCCAGTTGGTGTTGCCCTCCCAGACTGTTTGGCTGCAACATTGGCGGCTTTGTTGGCCGCCTTGACAGCTTCCTTGGTTGCCTTGTCGGATTTCGACTTCTTCTCCATTTTCTCCGTAACTGGCGCAGTCTCACGATCCGGACGTTGTAAAAGTTTCTTCGCCTGCACCTTCTCCAGTTTGGCCTCTTTCTCGGACTTTCTGGACGACTTGGCAGCAGTCTGCTCCTTGGCCTTGTTCGCCTTCTTGTCCTTGATGTACTGCACCAACGGCGTCGTAGTCATtgtctccttcttctcctccggCTCGACCGACTCCGCAGACGGTTTCGTAATGGGCTGCGTTAGACTTTCGAGGAACGCGAAGAAGTCCGGATCCTGGTCGATAGTCCCTTGACGGGCATCCTTTCGCACACGGTTGCCGGGTATTTTGGCATATGGCGCAAATTCCACCGACGGAGGACCCAAGAGAACCGGATCGTTGGCTGTGTTCTGGGCATCTAGGAACGAACTCTGGCGAACCTTGTCGGCAAGAGGCGCGATGTGATCACTCGAAATGACGTGGATGTAGGCGCGCGACGGTCGAGAGGGTTTCGCAGGACTGCCCTATTAGTTAGTCCCCGTATAATTTTACGTAGTTGTATAAGAACCTGCAAAGACTCACTCCTTGGACACCTTGCCAGGTCTGTACTGAAACCAGTCGACCTTTCCAGCGCCAGCCATCCACGCCTCTCCCACTGCATGTCTGAACTCTTCCTCCGTCAGGCCCGGGGGCAGTCGTCTGATTAGCAGTTTCAGGcggggagcaggaggctTGGGGGCCTTTTTCGCGGGCGCGTTCTTCTGGGTGGCTGCGGCGGGGATTGGGAGGACCCCTCCGGTCGATTTTATTTGCGTCATGCTGCAGTGCAAAGAATAGTCGTAGAGCTGCTGCTGTGTTTGTAGAAAATGAGCGGAGTGTACGAAGACAGAGATAGCGGAGGCAAACTACGGCATCGCAGGGCCGCCAAGCACGCGAGTCTCGACCTCAACCACCGCCCGCGGGGAATCCTACTCCTATGTTCAGCTTTTGTATAGATTCTTTAGTCTGGTCTCTGTCTACTTGGTCGCATACACACTCCTCAGTCCTTCACTCGTACAGATATCAGTGCTTTCTCAATACGAGCATCATGGCAGACAATGTCCCCCAGCCGGGACCAGCCAAATTGAAGCCAAATGCCGGTCCCGATGAATGGCTCGAGGCAGCCAAGAACTGCAAATACCTCTCAGAGACGCACATGAAGCAGCTATGCGAGATTGTGAAGGAGTTCATGATGGAGGGTGAGTCCGCCGAAGAGACACATCCAGTCCTGGCCTAACAATCCGGCAGAATCCAACATCCAACCCGTTTCCACACCCGTCACCATCTGCGGAGATATCCACGGCCAGTTCTACGATG
The sequence above is a segment of the Aspergillus chevalieri M1 DNA, chromosome 6, nearly complete sequence genome. Coding sequences within it:
- the SIT2_4 gene encoding siderochrome iron transporter 2 (COG:G;~EggNog:ENOG410QE3G;~InterPro:IPR011701,IPR036259;~PFAM:PF07690;~TransMembrane:14 (i90-110o130-146i158-175o187-205i214-234o246-266i301-320o332-350i370-392o412-431i438-456o462-482i503-523o574-596i);~go_function: GO:0022857 - transmembrane transporter activity [Evidence IEA];~go_process: GO:0055085 - transmembrane transport [Evidence IEA]), yielding MGVINLTRGRNDIRVVQDIVGSDLHGLKSEANTSTSSSDGKDGHQMEQQASVETVPEKPPQRNSYRTTQGAYIGVQKAEAAALAWSKKSAYGTFALIWVSFFILALQSSISTNVIQNAYANFEAAPQVSTANILASVVGGVLKLPIARLLNIWGRTEGFLFFVGVYMIGLIILATCNNANSYAAGYVLYWVGYDAIYLVLDVFVADTSGLRNRAFAFGFASTPFIVTAFTGPIAAQSFLNHCSWRWAYGVFAIITPFVFIPLAAVFKFYQRKAEKMCLFVREPNGRTRWESVVHYVNEFDLIGALIIMAAFILLLLPFSLQSYGRTEYKSASFIAPIVIGFCLFFVFALWEKYCARTHFIQYSLFKERTVLGACSLSAILFFSYYCWDLYFYNFCMVVYDVPVSVAGYIGQIYNVGSCLWSAIFGIVVYVTKQFKYSCLGFGLPLILLGSGLMIHFREPGQGLGYMVMCQIFIAFAGGTLVIGQDMAVMAAADREGVPMMLSLVGLFSSLGGAIGSAVSASIYSNVFPEALHQALPADTKSQYQAIYSGGYVKQKQYEVGTMQRTAIDHAWGEYMKYGCITAVAVMSLGIPAVAVWRDYRVDKQQQNKGQVM
- a CDS encoding Zn(II)2Cys6 transcription factor (COG:K;~EggNog:ENOG410PJIV;~InterPro:IPR001138,IPR007219,IPR036864;~PFAM:PF00172;~TransMembrane:2 (o440-459i514-532o);~go_function: GO:0000981 - DNA-binding transcription factor activity, RNA polymerase II-specific [Evidence IEA];~go_function: GO:0003677 - DNA binding [Evidence IEA];~go_function: GO:0008270 - zinc ion binding [Evidence IEA];~go_process: GO:0006351 - transcription, DNA-templated [Evidence IEA];~go_process: GO:0006355 - regulation of transcription, DNA-templated [Evidence IEA]), with amino-acid sequence MPRPRVSPANRLRAYAACLACRTSKRRCSGTFPCPNCVHRGQADTCVPCPRDASAPQIRYQPYPTTVTTTGPSTANPDIGAQSPASIQSSQSHGLDPPSAGAQHRTHPRMLWNRQGERVYVGKAASLSFLQLLRDTVTQHIGPSQFSHNVKSEDMLETESLHHIPPAVDDRLDLAHKEVFIRAYLTATSGFLHVISESETLQSLMESLEVDKERENTRQAFRDVMIAIGAQSCKGDPTTVQAERFFFARGQRRAFSSMLETPSLELVRLFLCMSFYMLGACRRNAAFMYLGVAARAAVALGLHQTGLSGSMTANEQQQRARVWMSLCVLDLLVSSILGRPPATATVQLEYGEYPANLDLPSNRTGASLVASYRMSLILDEITRQLYSERAASADVAESLLAKLTRWSDQLPESILAPPGDEQDRAAAQKQIIGSLHVACFYHFAVIVVTRPFLVSVLGVRLARVHQDLSASEQVRPEEDPAHSKLSVACVDSAVYMIQTCLEIHQSHLLLNNMCILKAFIFAAALVVGFSMFSQKELDSALDSAFNGALDILRMLSQQSAQAAHYLEILTFLSTAITEQRQRLASQSRHSRSRYVSKLFSLHRRRSPGTHESTESSAVSPLASQSTAAQSDEQGDRVLTMPADIDDAFSGWEGMELPLWDSFPYIAEPFQLQDRTNEGNTL
- a CDS encoding putative nonsense-mediated mRNA decay protein Upf3 (COG:A;~EggNog:ENOG410PHJT;~InterPro:IPR000504,IPR039722,IPR005120,IPR035979, IPR012677;~PFAM:PF03467,PF00076;~go_function: GO:0003676 - nucleic acid binding [Evidence IEA];~go_process: GO:0000184 - nuclear-transcribed mRNA catabolic process, nonsense-mediated decay [Evidence IEA]), producing MTQIKSTGGVLPIPAAATQKNAPAKKAPKPPAPRLKLLIRRLPPGLTEEEFRHAVGEAWMAGAGKVDWFQYRPGKVSKDPAKPSRPSRAYIHVISSDHIAPLADKVRQSSFLDAQNTANDPVLLGPPSVEFAPYAKIPGNRVRKDARQGTIDQDPDFFAFLESLTQPITKPSAESVEPEEKKETMTTTPLVQYIKDKKANKAKEQTAAKSSRKSEKEAKLEKVQAKKLLQRPDRETAPVTEKMEKKSKSDKATKEAVKAANKAANVAAKQSGRATPTGKETPTAPASERKRERGNAAAAAKILQRDLGLSSSGGHRKGGKGGSEADAKKENVPNAPTEPSKKETAKPPKQPKGKASETTPQPSEPSTPQPQPTPPPSALAASKPPKPSKGKQPAASPSATATQAFLKHANPSQGVTELLLETAFSPFGQVVSVEIDKKKGFGYVDFAEPSGLQKAIAASPVTVAQSQVVVLERKTNPGGDKSRKGRGGAAGGEQAAANSGNGNNNSSARGGKPEGSGGGGSSRGRGGRGRNRGGNKPEKERA